The DNA region GAATTGCTGTCACTTCTAATCCTGTTGCTTGTAATGAACGAATTGCTGCTTCACGTCCTGAACCAGGTCCTTTAACTGTAACATCTACAGTTTTTAAACCATGTTCCATTGCAACTTTAGTTGCTGCTTCTGCTGCCATTTGAGCTGCAAAAGGTGTTGATTTTTTACTACCTCTGAATCCTAATGATCCAGCTGATGACCAAGAAATAGCATTTCCATGAACATCGGTAATCATTACGATTGTATTATTGAATGTTGAGTGGATATGTGCAATCCCAGATTCAATATTCTTTTTCACACGGCGTTTTCTGCTAACTTTTTTTGCTACCATGAAGATCTAACCTCCTTCACTTATGAATTATTTTTTCTTACCAGCGATTGAACGTGCTGGGCCTTTACGAGTACGAGCATTGTTCTTAGTATTTTGTCCACGTGTTGGTAAACCACGACGGTGACGGATACCACGGTATGAACCGATTTCCATTAAACGTTTAATGTTTAAGTTTGTTTCGCGACGTAAGTCACCTTCAACTTTTAATTTATCCACTTCTGCACGGATTTTATCTAATTGATCATTCGTTAGTTCACGAACGCGAATGTCTTCAGATACTCCTGCAGTCTCTAAGACTTTTTGCGCAGTTGTTTTTCCAATACCGAAAATATACGTTAATGAAATAACAATACGTTTGTCACGAGGGATATCTACTCCTGCAATACGAGCCATTTATACTACACCTCCATTATCCTTGACGTTGTTTATGTTTTGGATTTTCACAAATAACCATAACGCGTCCCTTACGACGAATTACTTTGCATTTTTCGCAAATTGGTTTTACTGATGGTCTTACTTTCATGATTATACCTCCTTGAATTTTACGGAGTACAACTATTTAAAGCGATAAGTAATGCGACCACGCGTTAAATCATACGGTGATAATTCAACAGTCACTTTATCTCCTGGAAGGATACGAATATAGTGCATTCTGATTTTACCAGATACATGCGCTAGAATTACGTGTCCGTTTTCCAATTCTACTTTAAACATTGCATTCGGCAAAGTTTCGACGACTGTACCTTCAATTTCAATCATTTCTTCTTTCGCCACAAATAGTACCTCCTTATACTTGTTTCGTGTTATTCACACGATCATAATCGTTGGGATTCATTGTCAACAATTAAAAACGCCTTAACCAATACATTATAGCATAGCAAGCTAGCTATTCAAAGGAAACTAACGATTTAAGCCTTACCTTTTGGTGATAAGTTTGACAAGTTAACAAGAATAGTTCGTTACTGTTCATGTTTCAATTAAATACTATCAATGATTGACTTAACGTCAGCAAAAACAGCATCAATTTCACGATTTCCATCGATTGTTTGTAGAAGTTTTTGATCTTCGTAGAATTCTAAGATTGGTTGGCTACCTGTAATGTTGACAGATAAACGATTCTTAACCGTCTCAGGTTTATCATCTTCACGTTGGTAGAAATCATGTCCTCCACAACGGTCACATGTACCTTCAACTTTAGGTTTGTTGTTCACTTTGTGATAAGTGGCACCACAATCTCGGCAAATGAATCGGCCAGCTAAGCGATCTACTAAGATATCCGCTTCTACATGAATATTGATGACAGCATCAATCTTCTTGTCTAAACTTTTAAGAATTTCTTCTAATGCATTTGTTTGATCAATTGTACGTGGGAAACCATCTAACAAGAAGCCAGATTTTGTATCTGGTTGTGCTAAACGTTCTTTCACAATACCATTGGTAACTTCGTCAGGAACTAACGCTCCCTTATCAATATAGGATTTTGCTTCCAATCCCATGGCGGTCTCGTTTTTCATTGCGTCTCTAAACATATCTCCAGTAGAAATATGCGGGATACCATAGGCATCGATGATACGCTCTGCTTGAGTTCCTTTACCAGCTCCTGGCAGCCCCATTATAACAAGATTCATAACGTTCTTCCTCCTAAAAAGTTCGAGTTATTTAACTCTTACTTGACGATAAATCCTTTATACTGACGCTTCATCAATAACCCTTCAAGTTGTTTAGTTGTTTCCAACGCAACACCAATTGCAATTAACAAGCTAGTTCCACCTAAACCGATAGACGGTGGCAGATGCCAGATGTTTTGTGCAATGATTGGCAAAATAGCCACTAATGCTAAGAAAATTGAACCAACTGTACTTAAACGAAGTAGCAAGTCAGAGATATATTTCTCTGTCCCTTTACCTGGTCTAACACTCGGAATATAACTTCCTTGTTTTTGTAAGTTTTCAGCAACTTTCTCTGGATTAACTTGAACAAACGCGTAAAAATACGTGAAGGCTACAATTAACACAGTATAGAGTATTCCACCTGGAATAGTAGAATAATCAAATAATTGAGATAACACTTTAAACCATGTTTGATCTCCTTTTGTGCTTGCAAATAAATGCATAATAGCACTTGGTGTTGAAATAAGTGAACTTGCAAAGATTACTGGAATAACACCAGCTGCATTTACTTTTAATGGTAAATAACTACTTTGTGGAGCACCAGCTACACGTTTTGTATATTGAATAGCAATTTTTCGTTCAGCTTGTTGGACATACGTCACAAACGTGATGATTAATAAAATCGCAATTACAAGTGATACAACGAATAGAATAGATTTCCATAATTCTCCAGATTTAATATTAATAAAATATGTTTCGATTATATTCTTGATACCGGACGGTAATCGCGAAATAATACCTGCAAAAATTATCATTGAAACACCGTTTCCGATGCCTTTATCTGTGATTTGTTCACCCATCCAAGTTACCAACATTGTCCCAGCTGTTAAAATAATCCCAATTGTTACGAAAGTCGTAGCATTTGGTTTTTCAACAAAATCTAAACCTGTTCCCGCAAAACGATTAAATCCAGCCGTGATAGCAATAGATTGGATAAATCCAAGTACTAAAGTTAAATAACGAGTTGCTTGATTTAGTTTACGACGACCAACTTCACCTTGTTTAGACCATTCAACAAAACGAGGTACAATATCCATCTGCAACAATTGAATAACAATTGAGGCCGTGATGTACGGAGAAACACCCATTGCGAACAGTGAGAAATTCTCCATAGCACTACCACTTACTGTATTCATCATTGTAAATAGAGGGTTTTTGCTTAATTCAGCAAGTGCTCCAGCATTTACACCTGGAACAGTAATATGCGCTCCGATTCGGAAAGCTAATAAAATGAATAGAGTGAAAAATATTTTCTTACGAATATCTTTAACCTTAAAACCATCTTTCAACAGTTTAAACATTAGATCACCTCGATTGAACCGCCAGCGGCTTCGATAGCCTCTTGAGCTGACTTAGAACATTTAGCAGCTTTCACTGTTAATTTCTTAGTTAACTCACCTTTAGCTAATACTTTAATACCAGATTTTTCGTTTTTGATGATACCTGATTCCACTAGCAATGCTGGTGTTACTTCAGTTCCATCTTCGAATCTGTTAAGAACATCTAAGTTTACTACGGCATATTCCTTACGGTTAATGTTAGTAAAACCACGTTTTGGTAAACGTTGGAATAATGGTGTTTGACCACCCTCGAATCCTAAACGTACGCCACCACCTGAACGAGATTTTTGACCTTTTTGTCCACGTCCTGCAGTTTTACCATTACCAGATGAAGTTCCGCGACCAACGCGATTGCGTACGTGTCTTGAACCTTCTGAAGGTTTTAACTCATGAAGTTTCATATTATTGGCACCTCCTCTTTTAGTAATCAATCAAATTATTAAACTTCTTCTACGTCCACTAAATGTGAAACAGTGTTGATCATACCTTTAATGGCAACATTATCAGTTTTCACAACAGAGCTGTTAGTTTTTTTCAAACCTAAAGCTTTAACTGTATCTTTTTGGTTTTGAGGACGTCCGATAACGCTACGTTTTAAAGTAATTTTTAACTCAGCCATTATTTTGTCCTCCTTATCCTAAAATTTCTTCTACAGTTTTACCACGTAATTCAGCCACATCTTCAACACGTTTTAGACGTGAAAGTCCTTCGACTGTTGCACGAATAACATTAATTGGTGTGTTTGAACCTAGTGATTTACTTGTTACATCAGCAACTCCAGCTAATTCTAATACGGCACGAACAGGGCCACCAGCGGCAACTCCGGCACCGGCTACAGCAGGTTTCATCATAATGCGTCCACCGCTATAAACTCCGATAACTTCGTGAGGGATAGTAGAACCAACCATCGGTACTTCGATTAAGTTTTTGTTAGCATCTTCAATTGCTTTACGGATGGCTTCTGGAACTTCTTGTGCTTTACCAGTACCAAATCCTACATGACCATTTCTGTCACCAACCACAACTAGAGCAGCAAAACGTAGACGACGTCCACCTTTAACAACTTTTGTTACACGGTTAATCGCAACAACGCGGTCTTCTAATTCCAAACCTTTTGGATCAATATAAACCATGAATGGTGTTCCTCCTTCTACTAAAATTCTAGTCCGTTTTCGCGTGCTGCTTCAGCTAGTGCTGCAACACGGCCATGGTATAAGTATCCACCACGGTCAAAAACAACTTTTTTAATACCTTTTTTGCTTCCAGCTTTAGCGATTGCTTCGCCGACAGCTTGAGCTGATTCAGTTTTTGTTCCTGAAATACCTTTATCCAAGGTTGAGGCACTTGCTAGCGTCACACCCGCTACGTCATCAATTAATTGTGCGTAGATGTTTTTGTTAGAACGGAAAACGTTCAAGCGTGGGCACTCAGCAGTACCAGAGATTTTACCACGTACGCGTGCATGTCTTTTTAAACGTACTTTATTCTTATCTGGTTTTGAAATCACAATTGTCACCTCTTTAATTTTATTTGTCTAAACTATGCTACTTGGAGGTCATAAGATCTAAATCCCAACCTCAAAGTCAGTAGTTTATTATTTACCTGTTTTACCTTCTTTACGGCGTACGTGTTCACCAACATAGCGAATACCTTTGCCTTTGTAAGGTTCTGGAGGGCGAACTCCACGGATGTTAGCAGCTAATTCGCCAACATGTTCTTTGTTTGCTCCTTTAACAATAACACTTGTGTTATTAGGAACTTCGATTGTAATGCCTTCTGGAGCGTTAAACTCTACTGGATGAGAATACCCAACGTTAAGAACAAGTTTTGATCCTTGTAATTGCGCACGGTACCCAACCCCGATAAGTTCTAAAGCTTTTTCAAAGCCTTCACTAACACCAATAACCATGTTGTTGAAGTTAGCACGCATCGTACCATGTAAGGCACGGTTTTCTTTATTATCATTTGGACGAGTAAATGTTACTTCGTTACCTTCAACATTCATTGCAATGTTACTTACGAAAGTACGAGTTAATTCACCCTTAGGTCCTTTAACTGTAATATCATTTCCTTTTTGGTCAACTGTTACACCAGCAGGGATGATTACAACTTTATTACCAATACGGCTCACTCAAGACACCTCCTTCAGATTTGTTTCAATTACCACACGTATGCGATAACTTCTCCACCAATGTTACGTTCTCTTGCTTCTTTATCAGTGATAACACCTTCAGATGTTGAAACGATAGCAATACCTAAACCATTTAAGACTTTTGGTACTTCATCAGCTTTAACATAAGCACGTAAACCAGGTTTTGAAATACG from Vagococcus coleopterorum includes:
- the rpsK gene encoding 30S ribosomal protein S11, with translation MVAKKVSRKRRVKKNIESGIAHIHSTFNNTIVMITDVHGNAISWSSAGSLGFRGSKKSTPFAAQMAAEAATKVAMEHGLKTVDVTVKGPGSGREAAIRSLQATGLEVTAIRDVTPVPHNGCRPPKRRRV
- the rpsM gene encoding 30S ribosomal protein S13, whose translation is MARIAGVDIPRDKRIVISLTYIFGIGKTTAQKVLETAGVSEDIRVRELTNDQLDKIRAEVDKLKVEGDLRRETNLNIKRLMEIGSYRGIRHRRGLPTRGQNTKNNARTRKGPARSIAGKKK
- the rpmJ gene encoding 50S ribosomal protein L36 codes for the protein MKVRPSVKPICEKCKVIRRKGRVMVICENPKHKQRQG
- the infA gene encoding translation initiation factor IF-1, producing the protein MAKEEMIEIEGTVVETLPNAMFKVELENGHVILAHVSGKIRMHYIRILPGDKVTVELSPYDLTRGRITYRFK
- a CDS encoding adenylate kinase; its protein translation is MNLVIMGLPGAGKGTQAERIIDAYGIPHISTGDMFRDAMKNETAMGLEAKSYIDKGALVPDEVTNGIVKERLAQPDTKSGFLLDGFPRTIDQTNALEEILKSLDKKIDAVINIHVEADILVDRLAGRFICRDCGATYHKVNNKPKVEGTCDRCGGHDFYQREDDKPETVKNRLSVNITGSQPILEFYEDQKLLQTIDGNREIDAVFADVKSIIDSI
- the secY gene encoding preprotein translocase subunit SecY, producing MFKLLKDGFKVKDIRKKIFFTLFILLAFRIGAHITVPGVNAGALAELSKNPLFTMMNTVSGSAMENFSLFAMGVSPYITASIVIQLLQMDIVPRFVEWSKQGEVGRRKLNQATRYLTLVLGFIQSIAITAGFNRFAGTGLDFVEKPNATTFVTIGIILTAGTMLVTWMGEQITDKGIGNGVSMIIFAGIISRLPSGIKNIIETYFINIKSGELWKSILFVVSLVIAILLIITFVTYVQQAERKIAIQYTKRVAGAPQSSYLPLKVNAAGVIPVIFASSLISTPSAIMHLFASTKGDQTWFKVLSQLFDYSTIPGGILYTVLIVAFTYFYAFVQVNPEKVAENLQKQGSYIPSVRPGKGTEKYISDLLLRLSTVGSIFLALVAILPIIAQNIWHLPPSIGLGGTSLLIAIGVALETTKQLEGLLMKRQYKGFIVK
- the rplO gene encoding 50S ribosomal protein L15, translated to MKLHELKPSEGSRHVRNRVGRGTSSGNGKTAGRGQKGQKSRSGGGVRLGFEGGQTPLFQRLPKRGFTNINRKEYAVVNLDVLNRFEDGTEVTPALLVESGIIKNEKSGIKVLAKGELTKKLTVKAAKCSKSAQEAIEAAGGSIEVI
- the rpmD gene encoding 50S ribosomal protein L30 — its product is MAELKITLKRSVIGRPQNQKDTVKALGLKKTNSSVVKTDNVAIKGMINTVSHLVDVEEV
- the rpsE gene encoding 30S ribosomal protein S5, translating into MVYIDPKGLELEDRVVAINRVTKVVKGGRRLRFAALVVVGDRNGHVGFGTGKAQEVPEAIRKAIEDANKNLIEVPMVGSTIPHEVIGVYSGGRIMMKPAVAGAGVAAGGPVRAVLELAGVADVTSKSLGSNTPINVIRATVEGLSRLKRVEDVAELRGKTVEEILG
- the rplR gene encoding 50S ribosomal protein L18, which encodes MISKPDKNKVRLKRHARVRGKISGTAECPRLNVFRSNKNIYAQLIDDVAGVTLASASTLDKGISGTKTESAQAVGEAIAKAGSKKGIKKVVFDRGGYLYHGRVAALAEAARENGLEF
- the rplF gene encoding 50S ribosomal protein L6 translates to MSRIGNKVVIIPAGVTVDQKGNDITVKGPKGELTRTFVSNIAMNVEGNEVTFTRPNDNKENRALHGTMRANFNNMVIGVSEGFEKALELIGVGYRAQLQGSKLVLNVGYSHPVEFNAPEGITIEVPNNTSVIVKGANKEHVGELAANIRGVRPPEPYKGKGIRYVGEHVRRKEGKTGK